The sequence CCTCGCCACGAACCTCGGCGGGGACGACCTCCACACCGCGTGGACCCGCCTCGTCATGGGCGCGCTCGAGGCGCCGCGGGGCGCGGTGCCTTCGTTCTTCGCGACGCCCGCGCACGCCGATCGGCGGATCTCCACTGGCATCGCGGGGTACGCGCAGATCCACCACGCCCACGTGCTGCACACCGCGCAGGTGTACGATTTCGCGGGCTGCACCATCCCCGACGCGTACGTCGAGCCTACGTTGGGCGCGTACGACGCGACCCTCGCGTACACCGCGCGCCTGCGCGAGCTCGCGGCGCAGCTCGGCCCCGCCGCCGCGGGGGAGGACGACGTGGCCGGACAGGTGACGCAGGCCGCCGAGCGCCTCGCGAAGGTCGTCGCCGCGCTTCGAGCCGTGGTGGTCGACGAGCTCGCGGGTCGGCCCGTGAGCGACAAGCAGCTGGCCTTCCTCCAGATGGTCGCCGAGTACAGCCGGCCCGGGGGCGGCTACGAGGACATGACGCCCGGCCGGTTCAACGGGTGGTATCCGGTCATGCACTCCGAGCGCAGCGACGCGTTCATGAAGGTCCCGTTCGCGATCGACCACTTCACGTCGACCCGGCTTCGCCAGATCGCCTACGTGGGCGAGGGTCGCCCGGCGCTGGGCGTCTTCGTGGTCGACGTCGGGGGCGAGCCCCGCGCGATGGTGGGGCCGGTCACACGGGCCTACGACCGTGTGCGCCCGCTGGGCCGTCGCGCCCCGCCGACCGACTCGGCGCCCGACATGACGGGAGGCGACGCCCCGATGACCACGCCGCCCGTCGCCGCCCACGAGCGGAGCTACGTAGCCCCTCCCGAGGCGCCTCCCCAGGCCGAAGTCGAGGGCTACGGGAGCGGCGAGGGCGTCACGGTCAAGACGCCGCGCGCGCTCGGCCCGCTGCAGATCGAGGTCGTCGACGCCCACGGCCAGACGCTCGCGAGCGCGCGCGTGGCGACGACGGCCGCGCCGCGAGGCTCGGAGGCGCCCGCGGTGGTGGCGCCCTTCGTCTGGGCCCCTGGCGCGCGCAAGCCAGAGTGGGTCGGGGTCCTCCGAGTGCGGACCGCGAGCGGCGCCGTGTTCGACGAGAGGGCGCTGCCGTCCCACTCTCCGTTCGAGCTGCCGTGAACGCGCCCGCGGTGTACGTGTAGACTGCATGCGAGGCGCCCCCTTTGGCGGCGCGTGCTAGGCTGCGTCCGTGACGCCGATCGACGAGCTCCGCGCGCTGCTCCGCCCCGCCGGGGGCGGGCTCTACCTCGTGTCCACCGGCAAGCGC is a genomic window of Myxococcales bacterium containing:
- a CDS encoding DUF3160 domain-containing protein, with product MGALEAPRGAVPSFFATPAHADRRISTGIAGYAQIHHAHVLHTAQVYDFAGCTIPDAYVEPTLGAYDATLAYTARLRELAAQLGPAAAGEDDVAGQVTQAAERLAKVVAALRAVVVDELAGRPVSDKQLAFLQMVAEYSRPGGGYEDMTPGRFNGWYPVMHSERSDAFMKVPFAIDHFTSTRLRQIAYVGEGRPALGVFVVDVGGEPRAMVGPVTRAYDRVRPLGRRAPPTDSAPDMTGGDAPMTTPPVAAHERSYVAPPEAPPQAEVEGYGSGEGVTVKTPRALGPLQIEVVDAHGQTLASARVATTAAPRGSEAPAVVAPFVWAPGARKPEWVGVLRVRTASGAVFDERALPSHSPFELP